One genomic window of Quercus robur chromosome 6, dhQueRobu3.1, whole genome shotgun sequence includes the following:
- the LOC126733169 gene encoding glyoxylase I 4-like — protein MEIVEVSSYEALPLLSLNHVSLLCRSVWDSVRFYEDVLGFVLIKRPSSFNFNGAWLYNYGIGIHLIENPALDEYDTVNELRPINPKDNHISFQCTDVGLVIRRLQDMGMRYVTAVVEDDGAKVDQVFFHDPDGYMVELCNCENIPVIPISSCAFKPRGESFKKAPAKCGFMENVMMESLSMDMMNFSF, from the exons ATGGAGATCGTGGAAGTAAGCAGCTACGAGGCACTGCCTCTGCTCTCATTGAATCATGTATCTTTGTTGTGCAGATCAGTTTGGGATTCAGTGCGGTTCTATGAAGACGTCTTGGGCTTTGTTCTCATCAAACGCCCCTCTTCTTTCAATTTCAATGGAGCTTG GTTGTACAATTATGGCATTGGGATACACTTAATTGAGAACCCTGCACTTGATGAGTATGACACCGTCAATGAATTGCGACCAATTAATCCCAAAGACAACCACATCTCCTTCCag TGTACTGATGTTGGACTAGTTATAAGGAGGCTCCAAGATATGGGGATGAGGTATGTAACAGCTGTGGTAGAAGATGATGGGGCAAAGGTGGATCAGGTGTTCTTCCATGACCCAGATGGCTATATGGTCGAGCTTTGCAACTGTGAGAATATCCCTGTAATTCCTATCTCTTCCTGTGCATTCAAGCCTAGAGGTGAAAGTTTCAAGAAGGCACCAGCTAAATGTGGTTTCATGGAGAATGTCATGATGGAAAGCTTGAGCATGGACATGATGAACTTTTCATTTTAA
- the LOC126733168 gene encoding B-box zinc finger protein 19-like: MRTLCDACEGAAAVVFCAADEAALCRSCDEKVHMCNKLASRHVRVGLANPSDVPRCDICENAPAFFYCEVDGSSLCLQCDMIVHVGGKRTHGRYLLLRQRVEFPGDKPGHIEEPASQPVDQGETRRVQNQPPKLTVVENQQNHSVSPVPASDANADGHAKNKKDTKMIDLNINPQRMHEHGSNNQDQ; encoded by the exons ATGCGAACGCTTTGTGACGCTTGTGAGGGTGCGGCAGCTGTCGTATTTTGTGCTGCCGACGAGGCCGCTCTCTGTCGTTCCTGCGACGAAAAG GTTCACATGTGTAATAAGCTTGCTAGCCGGCACGTTCGGGTTGGTCTTGCAAATCCCAGTGATGTTCCCCGCTGTGACATATGTGAAAATGCACCTG CTTTCTTTTACTGTGAGGTAGATGGGAGTTCCCTGTGTTTGCAATGTGACATGATTGTTCATGTTGGTGGTAAAAGAACGCATGGAAGATATCTTCTATTGAGGCAGAGAGTTGAG TTTCCAGGGGATAAACCTGGTCATATTGAGGAGCCAGCTTCGCAACCTGTAGATCAAGGTGAGACCAGAAGGGTACAAAATCAGCCTCCTAAACTTACAGTGGTAGAGAACCAGCAAAATCATAGTGTCTCTCCTGTTCCAGCTTCTGATGCTAATGCTGATGGACATGCCAAGAACAAGAAGGATACTAAAATGATTGATTTGAATATAAATCCTCAGCGGATGCATGAACATGGATCAAACAATCAG GATCAATGA